A single region of the Penaeus vannamei isolate JL-2024 chromosome 23, ASM4276789v1, whole genome shotgun sequence genome encodes:
- the LOC138865918 gene encoding myb-like protein D: protein MSSVVEVCYSEHPALMKSEVFITVFFSFICSLVRILRGRSVYNEEKYVFVTSRTNIVRSESAYWSACARSCARVAHHRHHNGTAVLMALRSVPPMTFITFITSAALTTPSARKPASSSVSINNNNNRDGNTSSDNNINNRDNNTSNSISINNNNNRDGNTSSDNNINNRDNNTSSSISINNNNNRDGNTSSDNNINNRDNNTSNSISINNNNNRDGNTSSDNNINNRDNTSNSISINNNNNRDGNTSSDNNINNRDNNTSNSISINNNNNRDGNTSSDNNINNGDNNTSNSISINNNNNRDETVTRTSSDNNINNGDNNTSNSISINNNNNRDGNTSSDNNINNGDNNTSNSISINNNNNRDGNTSSDNNINNRDNNTSNSISINNNNNRDGNTSSDNNINNRDNNTSNSISINNNNNRDGNTSSDNNINNRDNNTSNSISINNNNNRDGNTSSDNNINNRDNNTSNSISINNNNNRDGNTSSDNTNINNRDNNTSNSIAASITTITGDWDNNTSNSISINNNNNRDGNTSSDNNINNRDNNTSNSISINNNNNRDGNTSSDNNINNRDNNTSNSISINNNNNRDGNTSSDNNINNRDNNTSNSVSINNNNNRDGNTSNNINNDNSDNNTSNSISINNNNDRDDNTSNNINNDNSDNNINIRSHSYLSTSVNNNNISDDNTSINNSYNYKNNNNNDSDNNTSNIISINNIDRDYNNSNYNCANNNHTSSRKNNCNNNNKNLDNYDAYRPPPPKDSPKHNYTSLVLPRHEKEKHMSKEKWTENKAKESKRQTATVTVAPAVTRRCAEAIEHRWSGFGDSPVGATGVHGVHLFALKGFGDSPVGATGVHGVHLFALKGFGDTCWRYRGPWGSPVRTKGVWGLPCWRYLGSGIHLFTLSGFTLPGLGLVFSRYRGLETHLLALPGLGTHLLSLPGPWGSPVRTKGIRGLTYLPCRVR from the exons ATGAGCAGTGTTGTTGAAGTTTGCTATTCTGAACATCCTGCCCTGATGAAGTCTGAGGTGTTCATCACGGTGTTCTTCTCGTTCATTTGTTCCCTGGTGAGAATCCTGCG TGGCAGATCTGTTTAcaatgaagaaaaatatgtatttgtcACCTCTCGGACAAATATAGTTCGGAGCGAATCAGCATATTGGTCAGCATGTGCCAGGTCTTGTGCAAGA GTCGCACACCATCGGCACCACAATGGCACAGCAGTACTCATGGCACTCCGGTCCGTGCCTCCGATGACATTTATTACCTTCATCACATCCGCTGCGCTCACCACACCCTCCGCTCGGAAGCCCGCCAGCAGCAGCGtcagcatcaataacaacaataacagagacGGTAACACCAGCagcgataacaacatcaataacagggacaacaacaccagtaacagcatcagcatcaataacaacaataacagagacGGTAACACCAGCagcgataacaacatcaataacagggACAACAACACCAGTAGCAGCatcagcatcaataacaacaataacagagacGGTAACACCAGCagcgataacaacatcaataacagggacaacaacaccagtaacagcatcagcatcaataacaacaataacagagacGGTAACACCAGCagcgataacaacatcaataacagggACAACACCAGTAACAGCatcagcatcaataacaacaataacagagacGGTAACACCAGCagcgataacaacattaataacagggacaacaacaccagtaacagcatcagcatcaataacaacaataacagagacGGTAACACCAGCagcgataacaacatcaataacggtgacaacaacaccagtaacagcatcagcatcaataacaacaataacagagacG agacGGTAACGCGCACCAGCagcgataacaacatcaataacggtgacaacaacaccagtaacagcatcagcatcaataacaacaataacagagacGGTAACACCAGCagcgataacaacatcaataacggtgacaacaacaccagtaacagcatcagcatcaataacaacaataacagagacGGTAACACCAGCagcgataacaacatcaataacagggacaacaacaccagtaacagcatcagcatcaataacaacaataacagagacGGTAACACCAGCagcgataacaacatcaataacagggacaacaacaccagtaacagcatcagcatcaataacaacaataacagagacGGTAACACCAGCagcgataacaacatcaataacagggacaacaacaccagtaacagcatcagcatcaataacaacaataacagagacGGTAACACCAGCagcgataacaacatcaataacagggacaacaacaccagtaacagcatcagcatcaataacaacaataacagagacGGTAACACCAGCAGCGATAACACCAACATCAATAACAGGGACAACAACACCAGTAACAGCATCgcagcatcaataacaacaataacaggagaCTG ggacaacaacaccagtaacagcatcagcatcaataacaacaataacagagacGGTAACACCAGCagcgataacaacatcaataacagggacaacaacaccagtaacagcatcagcatcaataacaacaataacagagacGGTAACACCAGCagcgataacaacatcaataacagggacaacaacaccagtaacagcatcagcatcaataacaacaataacagagacGGTAACACCAGCagcgataacaacatcaataacagggacaacaacaccagtaacagcgtcagcatcaataacaacaataacagagacGGTAACAccagcaacaatatcaacaacgataacagtgacaacaacaccagtaacagcatcagcatcaataacaacaatgacagagACGATAACAccagcaacaatatcaacaacgataacagtgacaacaacatca atattcgttctcattcatatctttccacatctgtgaacaacaataatatcagtgaCGATAACACCAGCATCAACAACAGCTAcaactataaaaacaacaacaacaatgacagtgataacaataccagcaacatcatcagcatcaacAACATTGATAGGgactataacaacagcaactataaCTGTGCCAATAACaacca cacCAGTAGCAGGaaaaacaactgcaacaacaacaacaagaacctcGACAACTACGATGCttaccgtccccccccccctaaggatAGTCCGAAGCACAATTACACCAGCTTGGTACTTCCCAGACACG agaaggagaaacatatgtcgaaagagaaatggacagaaaataaagcaaaagagagcaagagacagacagcgacCGTCACCGTCGCACCCGCGGTCACCCGGCGATGCGCGGAGGCTATTGAGCATCGCTGGTCGGGGTTTGGGGACTCACCTGTTGGCGCTACCGGGGTCCATGGGGTTCACCTGTTCGCACTAAAGGGGTTTGGGGACTCCCCTGTTGGCGCTACCGGGGTCCATGGGGTTCACCTGTTCGCACTAAAGGGGTTTGGGGACACCTGTTGGCGCTACCGGGGTCCATGGGGTTCACCTGTGCGCACTAAAGGGGTTTGGGGACTCCCCTGTTGGCGCTACTTGGGTTCGGGGATTCACCTGTTCACGCTATCGGGGTTCACATTACCGGGATTGGGACTCGTCTTTTCACGCTACCGGGGTTTGGAGACTCACCTGTTGGCGTTACCGGGTTTGGGAACTCACCTGTTATCGCTACCGGGGCCATGGGGTTCACCTGTTCGCACGAAGGGGATTCGGGGACTCACCTATTTGCCATGCCGGGTTCGGTGA